AGGCCTCGGCACAGCTCGGACAGACGAATAGGAGGGGCGATCCGGAGGCCACCTGGCTCCCTTGGCCCCTGACCCGGGCGAGCCAATCGAGGTTGCGACGGGCCGTTTGGGCCGTCCCACTGATCTCCCCATTGACGTAACGTGGCATCCCACAGCAACCTTCGTCGATTCCAACGACGACCCTTATCTTGGCCGCCAGCAGTACATCAATGGCCGCGAGACCAAGACTCGGGAGCATGTAGTTGACTAAACAGCCCAGCCAAAGCAGGACTTCCCCCTGGGCCCCGGTTGGCGTGAAGCTAAGCGAGTTGGTCCTTCGATCGGCTGTCCCGATTACTCCCCGCCTTTCCCGGCGTCGCAAACCTGAAGTCAGACTCCGACCACTCGGGCGTGGATAATAATGGCCGGTTGGGAGGCGCAACCGCCAGAGGCCGCCGGCGGTCGGAGGGCCCGCAAAAGCGACCCTCCAGAACAACCCGCCGAGGCCGGCCAGGCCAGCAGCCGCGCGGCGATCGCCGGCGACCTTGAGGATGGCCGTCTTGGCCAGGCCTCGCCCTCGGCTCTGGTTCAACATCTCCCTGGCCATGGCCATGATCAAGTCCGTCCGGACCCCTGAGGGACAGGACGCTTTGCACGACTTGCAGACGAGGCAGAGCCCAATCGCCTTTTCCACCTCCGGCGTCGGGGCCAACCGCCCGTCGGCCAACGCCTCGATGAGAATCAGCTTCCCCCGGGCGACGGAGAACTCCGTCCCCTCCTCCCGATAAATCGGGCAGACCGCTTGGCAAAAGCCGCAGCGCATGCAGCGGGCGAGTTCGTCCAGGAGGCTCCGTGGGCCGATCTCGCTCATCGGCTTCCCCCCTCCGACGCGGGGGGGAGGACCTTCCCCGGGTTGAGCACGCCACGCGGGTCGAGAGCCGTCTTCACCCGGCGGAGGAGGTCGATTCCGACCGGCCCGAACTGGGCCATCATGAACGGTCGCTTGGCCAGACCGATGCCGTGTTCCCCGGTCAGCGTCCCCCCGAGCCCCAGCGCGGCGGCGAAGATGTCGGCCACGGCCGCCTCAGCCCGCTTCATCTCCTCCGGGTCGCGCCGGTCGGTGAGAATCGTCGGGTGGAGGTTGCCGTCACCGGCGTGCCCGAAGGTCCCAATCGGGAGGTCGTGTTTCTTGGCAATCCTCTCGACGGCTCGGACCATCTCAGGGATCCGGCTTCGCGGCACCGTCGCATCCTCGAGGAAGATCGTCGGTCTGACCCGGGCCAGGGCCGACACGGCCGTCCGCCGGGCGGCCCAGATCTTATCACGTTCGCCGGATTCGGTAGCTACCCGCACGTCGCTCGCACCCACCGCCCGGCAGGCTCGCACAACCCGCTCGCCCTCCCGGGCTACGCTCTCCGGGGCCCCGTCCACCTCGATCAGGACCACCGCCCCGGCTTCTGTCGGCAGGCCGCAGGCCGAATAGGCCTCGACCGCCCTGATGGTCAGGTTGTCAAGGAGCTCAAGGGTGGCCGGTACGACCTTGTCGGCGACGATCCCGGCCACGGCCGCCGCCGCAGAGTCGATGGTCTCAAACACGGCCAGCACCGCCCGGCGCGCCTCCGGCAGCGGCAACAGGCGGACGGTGATCTCGGTGATCACCCCCAACGTCCCCTCCGACCCGACCATCAAGCGAAGGAAGTCATATCCGGAGACATTCTTGACCGTCTTTCCCCCGAACCTGGCTACCCGGCCCTCCCCAGTCACCATCTCCAGTCCCATTATGTAGTCGCGCGTCACGCCATACTTGAGGCCGCGCAGCCCCCCAGCCCCCTCAGCAACATTGCCTCCCAAGGTAGATACGGCCATGCTACCAGGGTCCGGAGGATAGAATAACCCTCGTTCCTCAACCATCTTATGTAGCTGCGCAGTCACCACACCCGGCTCCGCGGTGGCTGTGAGATTGGCTTCGTCGACTTCAATCACTCGCGACAGACCGTTAAGGGCCAGGACGACCGCGTCCTTGCGGGCGACCACTCCCCCGCTGAGGCTGGTCCCGGCCCCCCGGGGAATGACCCCAAACCCACCCTCCGCGCAAAAACCAACCACCGCGGCGACCTCTTCCCGCGTGCCCGGGCGAACGACCGCCAGCGGCGCCTCACCGCCCAACCCCGGAGTCGCATCCTCGGCGTAGACGAGCGTCAGATCGCCGCTGAAGACCTGGCCCCACGGACACAGCCGGCGAAGTTCCGCGACGACCTGTCGACCCTTATCCACCCCTCCCGCCCCCTTGACTGCTTCTACTCTTCGTGGGGTGATTCGCTTCGCCGCCTCCCTCACCTTCATCGCCTCCGTCACGGCAAGAAAAACCGCCCGGCCACCTTCCGGAGGGGCGGCCGACCGGTTTCACCTGTACCAGCCCCACTCGTTGCCGCGTTATGACAATGACGCGAGGACATAACGCGGCGCTTGGTCACGGAATAGGAAGAAGGAGCCTTTCGGCCCCTTCTAGCGTGCGGATACTCTAGCCCTTGTCGGCCATGTTTTCCTCGGCGAATCCAACCATCCGCTTGACCATCTGCCCGCCGATCTTTCCCACGTCGTGAGTCGTCATGTTTTCCCAGCCCTTGCGGCGGATCTTCTGGTCCAGCCCAAGTTCAGCAGCAACTTCCCACTTGAAGCGGTCGAGCGCGGATTCGGCTTCCGGACGGGCCAACTCGCGGTTATCATCCATCGCCGACACCTCCTGGCCGCGTGAGTGAAGCACCGCAGCAAGGGTAGTGTTCCCCGTCTATGGGGGCGGGCATTATGTCACATCTTGGTACGCGGCGACATTCAGCAAGACGGTCACAAACACGGCCAGTACTGACGATGAATGGTCTTAATGGCCTCCAGACGCTGTTCGATGGCTTGTGACATTCCGTCGACCGGCGGAGCGATAGGATCAGTCACCGGAAGGTCCGTACCGAGGAGCTCGTTGGCCACCGCCAAGAGACTGACGGGGAGGACCTCCAGGTTGTAACCGCCCTCCAAGACGGCCAACACCTTCGGCCCCGGATTCGGAAGAAGGGAGACGATCCGTCTCGTGAGGCGACCGAACCCTTCCGAAGTGAGCTCCATGTTGCCCATGTAGTCGGCGAAGTGCGAGTCCTGGCCGGCCGAGACGATGACCAGCTCCGGTGCGTAGCGGTCGGCTATTGGCAAGAGCACCTCGTCGAACAGCCGCTCGTAGGCCCGATTGCCGGCGCCGGACGGGAGCGGGGCATTGATGGTGTACCCCTCGCCCTCCCCCACCCCCACGTCGCTCAACCAGCCGGTTCCCGGGTAGGCCGGGCTCTCGTGGACGGAGAAGAAAAGGACCCCTGGTTCACCGTAGAAGGCCCGCTCTGTCCCGTTGCCGTGGTGGACATCCCAGTCAACGATCAGGATTCGGGCAAGACCGTGCTCCTTCTGGGCATATCGAGCGGCGATGGCCACGTTGTTCAGAAGGCAATACCCGGTTCCGGCGTGCTTTTCGGCGTGGTGGCCGGGCGGCCTTACCAGGCCCAGGGCATTGTCGAGGCGACCGGCCATCAGCTCGTCAACCGCCGACAGGCAGCCACCAGCGGCCAGTATGGCCACGGCATAGCTTTCCTTCGTCACCTGGGTGTCAATGGTCATCTGCCCCCCTCCGCCGGCGGCGTAGCCGGCGAGGAAGGCCAAGTACTCCGGCGAGTGCACCGCGGCCAATTCATCCGGGCAGGCGGACCGCCGCTGGACCTCGGTGAACTGCTTCCGCAGGCCGACTCGCTCGAAGTATTCCAGCGTCCTGGTCAGCCGCTGGGGGCACTCCGGCCAACTGTCCGGGGCGTGCAGCAGGAAATCGGGGTGATAGACCAGGCCAGTGCGACGCAACCGTTAGCCCCCTTCGCCCTTCCATCGGCAAGGGTCACCGTTCAGTCCGAGACTCCACCGGGAGAGGGTCTCCATTACGTCGTGATTGGTCAGATCCAGGTGGATCGGGGTGACCGAGATCAGGTTGTCCCTGATCGCCCCGACGTCAGTATCGGCGCCGCCGGCCAGCGCCAGGTCCTCGACGACCAGCCAGTAGTACAACTTGCCACGGGGGTCAAAACGCCGTTCAAAGATGTTTTCATAAGGGCGCTCCCCCAGGCGGGTCAGGGCCACACCGGCAATCTCCTCGGGGCTCAGCGGAGGGACATTGATGTTCAGCAGGGTCCGCTCGGGCAACCCTCGCCTGACCACCTCCCCGGCCACGTGGACCGCGAAGTTCGCGGCGACCGTGTAGTCCAGGTACTCAAAGGCAGTCATCGATACGGCGATCGAGGGGATCCCCAGAATGACTCCCTCGAGGGCGGCCGAGACCGTCCCGGAATAGAAGACGTCGGTGCCCAGGTTCGGGCCCCGGTTGATACCTGAGACGATGATGCCGGGTGCCTCCGGGAGGATGGCCTTGACCCCGAGCTTGACGCAGTCGGCCGGGGTCCCGCTAACGGCGAAGGCCCGCCCCGGCGTCTTCCCTTCGAGTTGAACCTCCTCCACTTGAAGGGGGTGGTGGATGGTGATGGCATGCCCGCTGGCGCTGCGTTCGCGATCGGGGGCGACGACATAGACCTCGCTCCCCGGGACCGCCTCGAAAGCGACCTTCAGAGCCTGGATCCCATCGGCTCTGATTCCGTCGTCGTTGGTCAGAAGGACGATCATCGGGGCTCGCGGGGGGCCGTGGACAGTCTGGTGACCAGACCGGCAACTTTTCGGCGCAACTGTTCAGTGTTCACCGGATCGAAGGCGACGCTGAATCTCAGCAAGTCACCTTCCCGGAGTTCGGCCGGGAGGCAGGAAGTCGGCCACTCGACCGGGGCCTGTCCCGGCCCCACTCTGAGCAAGGAGACATCCCCGCCCAGCCGTTCGACGACCGCCCTGGTTTCAATCAATCCCTTGTTCCCTCCCAACGGCCGGGCGGCTTTCCTCTCGTCCGGCCTCGCTCCTATTCTAACACCCAGGCTAAGCGGTTTAACCCACCAGACATTCGGCGGCGCAGGCCCCTGCCCCTCCCGCGGGACGGCGAAGACGTCCCCCCGCGGCAAGCTCGCCGGTCACCGTCTGGCGGCGCGTTCCCGAGAGATCACCCGGGGCTCGCGGCCGGCCAGCCAATCCCCGATTCCGGCGAGGACTTCCCCGCTGTCGTTGACCAACACCCTCGGTCCGGGCAGGGACTTCAGGAACTTCTCGCCGTAGGAGGTCGCGCCGGCCCCGACCCTCCCGTCGAGGACCACCACCGCGCCCCGGTCGCTCCTCGAGCGAATCAACCGGCCGAAACCTTGCCGGAAGCGAATCACCGCCAGCGGCAAGAACAGCTGGTTGAAGGGAGAACCGCCAGCCTCCCGGATGGCCTCCGCCCGGGCCTCGAGGACAGGGATGTTCGGGGGCCAGAAGGGCAGTCTGACGATGACCACGCAGCTTAGGGCTGGCCCCGGGATGTCAACCCCCTCCCAGAAACTGGCCGTCCCCATTAGGACTGCCCGAGGGTCGTGCTTGAAGTCTTCGATGAGCCGGCTACGGCTGCCGTCGAGGCCCTGAGCGAAGGGACAGACATCCAGCTTCTCCAAGTCCGGCTTGGCCAGCCGGTAAACCTCCCTGAGCAGTCGATAGGACGTGAACAAGACCATGGTCCGACCGCCGGTGACCTCCGCCAGGTCGACCACGAACCGGGCGATGCTCGGCGCGACCTCTTCTTCCGACTGGTCATGGACTGTGGGCAGATCTCTGGGAAGACATAATAACGCCTGCCGACGGTAGTCGAAGGGTGAATCCACCGCCACCGTCTCCACTTCTTGATCCCCCTCGTCGAGACCCAACCGTCCGCAGAAGTGGCTGAAGCTCCCAGCCACCGAAAGGGTCGCTGAAGTCAATATGACGGCCTGACAGCGACTGAAGAGTCGGTCCCGGACCAGTGGACCGATGGCGACGGGAGCCGCCCTGAGGCGCCCGATGGTCGCCCCGGGACGGCGTTCCATCTCTATCCAATAGACATAATCGGCCGCATCACCCCGGGAGAAGAAAGCCAGGCGGTCGGCCGTCTCGACCAGACCGGCGGCCGCCGCACCCGCCTCGTCGACCAGAGGGTGGGCCTTGAACCAACCCCGGTCGGCCAGGACGGTCAGGTCCTCGATCAGCTCTTTGAGGTGGGCGACCGCCGCCCGTAACCCCGCGGCCGCGTTCTCGGCGGCCACCCGCAGAGGCCGTGACTCCTCCGTCTGGGGGAACAACCGGGCCGTGCGACGCCCCTCCTCGTCGGCCCCGGTGCCCCGCTCCCCCACCCGGCCCAGCATGGTGAAGAGTTCCCTGGTCGATCGCTGGGCGACGGCCAGCCCGTCGATGGCCTTGTCGATCAGCTTCAGCGGGCGCTCCGCCCCCCCGACCGGCATCCCCGGGAGACGAAGCCGGGCCCGGCAGGTCGCCAGGAGGCCCGGTGGGCCGCCTCTGGCGGGCCGGGTCAGGGCTGAGAAGCGGCGGTATAGGTCGCCTTCATCGACCCCTATCCCCAGGTGCTCAGTGGCCACATCCTCGACGTTTTGGGCCTCGTCGATGATCAGGTATTCGTAACGGGGGAGGATCGTATTGGCTACCTGGAGGTCGGCGAAGAGGAGGGCGTGGTTGAC
The nucleotide sequence above comes from Bacillota bacterium. Encoded proteins:
- a CDS encoding alpha/beta-type small acid-soluble spore protein — protein: MDDNRELARPEAESALDRFKWEVAAELGLDQKIRRKGWENMTTHDVGKIGGQMVKRMVGFAEENMADKG
- the surE gene encoding 5'/3'-nucleotidase SurE produces the protein MIVLLTNDDGIRADGIQALKVAFEAVPGSEVYVVAPDRERSASGHAITIHHPLQVEEVQLEGKTPGRAFAVSGTPADCVKLGVKAILPEAPGIIVSGINRGPNLGTDVFYSGTVSAALEGVILGIPSIAVSMTAFEYLDYTVAANFAVHVAGEVVRRGLPERTLLNINVPPLSPEEIAGVALTRLGERPYENIFERRFDPRGKLYYWLVVEDLALAGGADTDVGAIRDNLISVTPIHLDLTNHDVMETLSRWSLGLNGDPCRWKGEGG
- a CDS encoding (Fe-S)-binding protein, with product MSEIGPRSLLDELARCMRCGFCQAVCPIYREEGTEFSVARGKLILIEALADGRLAPTPEVEKAIGLCLVCKSCKASCPSGVRTDLIMAMAREMLNQSRGRGLAKTAILKVAGDRRAAAGLAGLGGLFWRVAFAGPPTAGGLWRLRLPTGHYYPRPSGRSLTSGLRRRERRGVIGTADRRTNSLSFTPTGAQGEVLLWLGCLVNYMLPSLGLAAIDVLLAAKIRVVVGIDEGCCGMPRYVNGEISGTAQTARRNLDWLARVRGQGSQVASGSPLLFVCPSCAEAWKTYPELLQGREKEAAKTAAAAVVDVSTFLCRGAGDWRRLLREPPSSSPLTVTYHDPCHLAQAQGVRQDPRTLIAAIPGARFQEMSEPAGCCGSGGTFALFNAATARKIGQRKAKAIIATGAGLVATGCPACRLQLAQELVVAGHFVSVRHTVEVLAQALGWGDR
- a CDS encoding histone deacetylase, translated to MRRTGLVYHPDFLLHAPDSWPECPQRLTRTLEYFERVGLRKQFTEVQRRSACPDELAAVHSPEYLAFLAGYAAGGGGQMTIDTQVTKESYAVAILAAGGCLSAVDELMAGRLDNALGLVRPPGHHAEKHAGTGYCLLNNVAIAARYAQKEHGLARILIVDWDVHHGNGTERAFYGEPGVLFFSVHESPAYPGTGWLSDVGVGEGEGYTINAPLPSGAGNRAYERLFDEVLLPIADRYAPELVIVSAGQDSHFADYMGNMELTSEGFGRLTRRIVSLLPNPGPKVLAVLEGGYNLEVLPVSLLAVANELLGTDLPVTDPIAPPVDGMSQAIEQRLEAIKTIHRQYWPCL
- a CDS encoding FAD-linked oxidase C-terminal domain-containing protein; protein product: MDKGRQVVAELRRLCPWGQVFSGDLTLVYAEDATPGLGGEAPLAVVRPGTREEVAAVVGFCAEGGFGVIPRGAGTSLSGGVVARKDAVVLALNGLSRVIEVDEANLTATAEPGVVTAQLHKMVEERGLFYPPDPGSMAVSTLGGNVAEGAGGLRGLKYGVTRDYIMGLEMVTGEGRVARFGGKTVKNVSGYDFLRLMVGSEGTLGVITEITVRLLPLPEARRAVLAVFETIDSAAAAVAGIVADKVVPATLELLDNLTIRAVEAYSACGLPTEAGAVVLIEVDGAPESVAREGERVVRACRAVGASDVRVATESGERDKIWAARRTAVSALARVRPTIFLEDATVPRSRIPEMVRAVERIAKKHDLPIGTFGHAGDGNLHPTILTDRRDPEEMKRAEAAVADIFAAALGLGGTLTGEHGIGLAKRPFMMAQFGPVGIDLLRRVKTALDPRGVLNPGKVLPPASEGGSR
- a CDS encoding helicase C-terminal domain-containing protein, with the translated sequence MVVGGGRRKPLKEGERPDGSGLSFVAIDLETTGLDPAADQIIEFGAAKVIGGFVADRFSAMSRVTGPVSLRVSRLTGLAQADLAGAPEVAEVLPAFLAFLGEGPLVGHNLQFDLAFLAAACAKAGLAGPSAVGYDSLTLARLVRPTLANFRLPTVVQALGLARGERSHRAGDDAEATALAFLELLRAIRGLPRGLLTRQANLLKRLDPLGQLWRQAVEAAAAEGGATAGDPPPRVPAPDRGRPADGGEDLSPTGGRLDPDEVGAYLEPGGVLAAVISGYEHRSGQVELARRVAETFNAGGVLVAEAGTGVGKSLAYLLPACLWSARNGGPVVVATHTINLQEQLARKDLPGLARALARRPRWCVVKGRANYACLRKWEAVREDEAASEEAALFLARAAAWLAATETGDRSEILMTPGEERLWEVIRADAETCSGPNCPHHAHDCYVYRARKAAEAADVVIVNHALLFADLQVANTILPRYEYLIIDEAQNVEDVATEHLGIGVDEGDLYRRFSALTRPARGGPPGLLATCRARLRLPGMPVGGAERPLKLIDKAIDGLAVAQRSTRELFTMLGRVGERGTGADEEGRRTARLFPQTEESRPLRVAAENAAAGLRAAVAHLKELIEDLTVLADRGWFKAHPLVDEAGAAAAGLVETADRLAFFSRGDAADYVYWIEMERRPGATIGRLRAAPVAIGPLVRDRLFSRCQAVILTSATLSVAGSFSHFCGRLGLDEGDQEVETVAVDSPFDYRRQALLCLPRDLPTVHDQSEEEVAPSIARFVVDLAEVTGGRTMVLFTSYRLLREVYRLAKPDLEKLDVCPFAQGLDGSRSRLIEDFKHDPRAVLMGTASFWEGVDIPGPALSCVVIVRLPFWPPNIPVLEARAEAIREAGGSPFNQLFLPLAVIRFRQGFGRLIRSRSDRGAVVVLDGRVGAGATSYGEKFLKSLPGPRVLVNDSGEVLAGIGDWLAGREPRVISRERAARR